One region of Corvus hawaiiensis isolate bCorHaw1 chromosome 12, bCorHaw1.pri.cur, whole genome shotgun sequence genomic DNA includes:
- the C12H19orf12 gene encoding protein C19orf12 homolog isoform X2, protein MPIRVDDVMQLLVRIASVKGMKAAVAHSGRGALLTGASAFVGGLLAGPPGIAAGGVVGGLLGWITSGDFKPVPQILMELPASERQKLCDEAMAVIKNLRWTDAAQLIALVMANPALKEMVVGVLTNYLSRELKAQVKYGE, encoded by the exons ATGCCCATCCGTGTTGATGATGTGATGCAGCTGCTCGTCCGTATCGCCAGTGTGAAGGGCATGAAAGCTGCTGTCGCACATTCTGGGCGGGGAGCACTGCTGACGGGCGCATCAGCCTTTGTGGGGGGGCTCCTGGCAGGCCCACCTGGAATCGCTGCAG GAGGAGTAGTGGGTGGACTTCTTGGATGGATAACGTCTGGAGACTTCAAGCCAGTCCCTCAGATTTTAATGGAATTGCCTGCTTCTGAGCGGCAGAAACTCTGTGATGAAGCCATGGCTGTTATCAAGAACTTACGCTGGACTGATGCTGCTCAGCTGATTGCTCTTGTAATGGCAAATCCTGCTCTCAAGGAGATGGTGGTAGGAGTGCTGACCAATTACCTTTCCAGGGAGCTAAAAGCACAAGTAAAGTATGGAGAATAA
- the C12H19orf12 gene encoding protein C19orf12 homolog isoform X1 has protein sequence MVSTMIQTAPGFGLAEMPIRVDDVMQLLVRIASVKGMKAAVAHSGRGALLTGASAFVGGLLAGPPGIAAGGVVGGLLGWITSGDFKPVPQILMELPASERQKLCDEAMAVIKNLRWTDAAQLIALVMANPALKEMVVGVLTNYLSRELKAQVKYGE, from the exons ATGGTGTCCACCATGATACAGACAGCTCCAG GGTTTGGACTCGCCGAGATGCCCATCCGTGTTGATGATGTGATGCAGCTGCTCGTCCGTATCGCCAGTGTGAAGGGCATGAAAGCTGCTGTCGCACATTCTGGGCGGGGAGCACTGCTGACGGGCGCATCAGCCTTTGTGGGGGGGCTCCTGGCAGGCCCACCTGGAATCGCTGCAG GAGGAGTAGTGGGTGGACTTCTTGGATGGATAACGTCTGGAGACTTCAAGCCAGTCCCTCAGATTTTAATGGAATTGCCTGCTTCTGAGCGGCAGAAACTCTGTGATGAAGCCATGGCTGTTATCAAGAACTTACGCTGGACTGATGCTGCTCAGCTGATTGCTCTTGTAATGGCAAATCCTGCTCTCAAGGAGATGGTGGTAGGAGTGCTGACCAATTACCTTTCCAGGGAGCTAAAAGCACAAGTAAAGTATGGAGAATAA